A part of Bacillus horti genomic DNA contains:
- a CDS encoding FecCD family ABC transporter permease, translated as MLGALIVVALLFLASLAYGYTDTNIGTVIQAYMSYDGSSEQTVIRTLRMPRAILALLVGSCLAISGALMQALTRNPMASPGILGINAGASLSVVIGMTVFSVHSLQGFMWFAFFGAFASAIAVYVLGSMGREGLTPLKLTMAGVVLASLFSSLTTGALILNENRLENVLFWLAGSVEGRKIEVVLPVLPFILIGMLIAFLMGGKINALLVGEDVAKGLGQKTWMVKTFGVLVVVLLSGSAVSMAGPIGFIGLIVPHMVRGLVGIDHRWVLPYCAIFGAALLLAADIAARFILFPKEVPVGVATAVVGVPFFIYLARRGVMKG; from the coding sequence ATGCTAGGAGCTCTAATTGTGGTAGCTTTGTTATTTCTAGCAAGCTTAGCATACGGTTACACTGATACGAACATAGGGACAGTCATCCAAGCTTATATGAGCTATGATGGTTCCTCAGAGCAAACAGTTATCCGAACATTAAGAATGCCTAGAGCTATCCTCGCTTTACTAGTAGGCTCTTGCCTAGCCATTTCAGGGGCATTAATGCAAGCTTTAACCCGAAATCCGATGGCTTCTCCAGGCATTTTAGGGATAAATGCAGGTGCTAGCCTTAGTGTGGTCATTGGAATGACTGTATTTTCAGTGCATTCCTTACAAGGCTTTATGTGGTTTGCCTTTTTTGGAGCTTTTGCCTCAGCTATAGCTGTATATGTACTAGGCTCCATGGGAAGAGAAGGGCTGACACCTCTAAAATTAACCATGGCTGGGGTGGTTTTAGCTTCTCTTTTTTCCTCTTTAACAACGGGTGCCCTTATTCTCAATGAAAACAGGTTAGAGAATGTTCTATTCTGGTTAGCCGGTTCAGTGGAAGGTAGGAAAATAGAGGTTGTCCTTCCCGTCCTACCCTTCATTCTGATAGGTATGCTAATTGCCTTCTTAATGGGTGGGAAAATTAATGCTCTTTTGGTTGGGGAAGATGTAGCTAAGGGGCTTGGTCAGAAAACCTGGATGGTCAAAACGTTTGGAGTGCTTGTCGTTGTCCTGCTATCTGGTAGTGCTGTTTCGATGGCAGGTCCGATTGGCTTTATCGGTCTCATTGTTCCTCATATGGTTAGAGGTTTAGTAGGGATAGATCATAGATGGGTTTTGCCCTATTGCGCTATTTTCGGAGCAGCCCTATTGCTAGCTGCAGATATTGCTGCTCGTTTTATTCTTTTTCCTAAGGAAGTACCCGTTGGGGTAGCCACGGCCGTTGTAGGTGTTCCCTTTTTTATCTACCTCGCTAGAAGAGGAGTGATGAAAGGATGA